TCAAAGATAATCGTATCGCCGAAGACAAGATGTACGGTCTGAACGTCGAGAAGGAAAACCTGACCAAGAAGAACAAAGAGCTGATTGAACGGCTCGCGTTTCTCGAGAAGGTCGTGCGGAATAACAATCTGGAAACCGATCCTCGCGTCTACGCCGCCCAGAACGATCCCCCGCCGGTCGTAAGCGGGCTGGTTGTGAACGCGACGACCGATGAACGCGGCGCCGTGGATCTGGTCGAGATCTCTCTGGGTGCGGACGATGGCCTCGTGCGGGGTCACCGCCTCGAAGTCTGGCGTTCTGGCGAAGACGCCCGGTACCTGGGACAGATTGAACTGGTGTATGTCGACACCGATCATGCGGTCGGTCGACTCGTCGATAAAGCAAAGAACGGCATCATTAAGAAGGGCGACAATGTCACGAGCAAGCTCTAGTCGAGGACCAAAACCCGCTCCGCAGCTGGACGTCTACGTCGGCCTGATGATGATGTCCACGGCCTGCCTGATCGCCGGAATCGTCTTCCTGGTGCTGGCTCTGGCTCAGTACAGCTGATCGCCCCCGGCCGCGAGCGGTCTGTAAAAACAATTCATCTCTCGTCTCAGCCATCTGCTGTTTCTCGTTGAAGCAGCAGATGGCTTTTTGCTGCGCCCATCTCTTTACTGCGACCGGAACGTGTTGTCCTGAAAGAATCTTTCGGAGCGGCTCAGCTGCAAGAGGCTGCGACGGGACGAACATCGGCTCAGGCGAGATATTGGCGAACACACGGCTTCCGTTCTGCTCCAGATGACGGCCGCTCTGGACGTCCCAGGAGCTGCCGTATCGAATCAGGACGGAGATCTGGCCCCCCTTAGGAATGATGCCGATCGTCGGGTCCTGCTTCCGTTGCGTCTTCGTCAAGATCGAAGAGAATGGTCGCGTTCTGCTGCTCCCGTAACGTATCGATCCAGCCGCAGAGATGATTGCCAATCTGCTGACCGACTTCCTGCTCATCATCGAAAACGACATCGGCTCCCGAGGCGAGAATTTCCTGACAGTCCCGCTGATGCCGTGACCGAACAATAATGTGAGCCTGCGGCGCGATTTCGCGGATCAGGTCCGCGACGGTAATCGAAGCCCGCTTGCTCGGAAGCGTGACAATCACCGCTCGGGCGTGGGACGCGTGCGAATGCTCCAGCACTTCGACCGTGCCGGCGTCCCCAACATGCCCTATCATTCCGAGTTCAATCGCCTTCGTAATGTTGGACCGGTTGATATCAATCACCGTGGTGACCAGTCCCCGCTCGTGAGCCAGCGATCCGGCGATCTGCCCGGTCGGGCCGAAGCCGACGATCACCACGTCGGGATAGACGGCATGACCGCCCCCCTGCTCGGGAACAGAATGAAACCGCTTTGGCAGTAACGTCACGAGGAATCGGGAAATTGTCCGGGCGTGGCTGACCAGATAGGGACTGAGAAACAGCGAGACGATCGTCGCCGAGACAAACAGATTGTACGTCTGATCGGACAGAACAGCGCTTTCATGAGCGACGCGACCGAGCACGAACGCGAACTCCCCAATCTGAGCCAGGCAGAGGGCGGTGGTGAGTGCTGTTTCGACGAGCGTTCCAAGCACCACGAAGATCGCTGTAATCACCACAAACTTGAGGAGAAGGTAAACGGTGATGGTCAGGACAAGAAGCAGGAAGTTGTTCGCAATCCAGAGCGGGTCCGCGACCATCCCGGCTGATCCGAAGAATAGCGTCAGCAGAACGACTCGCAGCGGCGAGACATCGGCGCGCACCTGTGTGGCGAAGGGCGAACTCCCCAGAAACATGCCGGCCACGAAGGCTCCGAGAGCAGGCGAGATCCCGGCTTTGTGAGCCGCCCACGCGGAGCCGAGTCCGGTCACAACCGAAAGCAGAATCGTCAGCTCCCGATTCCGAGCCAGTTCCAGCGTTCCGAGTGCGTAATAGGCGACGAAGTTGAGAAGCAGGTAAAGACCGAGAATCAACGCCGTGGCCACTCCGACAATTCGCCCAACGTTCGTCACCATTTGTGCGGGGTCGTCGCCGCCGGCGAGGAGTGTAATCAGAATGGCGAGCGGAACCACGGCAATGTCCTGCACGAGCAGCACCGCCAGCGAATTGCTTCCGTAAGGCGTCTCAAGCTCCTGACGGTCCATCAGCGTCCGTAACACAACGGCCGTGCTGCTGAGTGCGACCATGGCTCCAATGGCGACCGCTTCCCGTCCTTCACTGCCAAATGCGACCGCGGCCCCCGCGCTGGCGATCAGGGAGAGGACGACCTGCAGTCCCCCTCCAACCAGCGGTACCGGCCCCAGACTTCGCAGTCGAGAGACCGAGAACTCGAGCCCGAGACTGAAAAGCAACAACGAGACGCCCAGTTCGGCGATGTTCTCGATTTCATGTTCGGCCTGGACCAGATGCAGACTGCCCGGACCTCCGAGGACCATGCCTGCGAGAAGATATCCAACCAGGGGAGACTGTCCGAGCCGGGAAAAGACGCCCCCGAAAACGAGACAGGCCGCCAGCAGCAGAACAATATCAGAGAGAAGGATCCAGATATCCATACACTTGGAATCCTCAAGGTTCGCGGCGGTGATGTGAGGTGAGCGCACAAGAAACCCTGCGACACCGAAGTATCGCAGGGTTTTGAGTAGCGGTGGAGGGACTCGAACCCCCGACCTACGGCTTATGAATCCGCCGCTCTAACCGACTGAGCTACACCGCCTTGTGGGAAGCGCTTCGTTGCACTCGCCCTGAGATCGCACAGTATATTTAGCGACCCGAAGCTTGAAAAGGATGTTCCAGGGGTTTCATCGACAATTTTAGGGACAGCGCTCAGCAAAACAGGTTCGCGACCGCTTCCAGCCGTATCTGCCATGGGCGGGAGAACTTGCTTGCCGGGTCAGACCGATCGCGGAGTTCCCGCGAAGTTTTCCCTCTGTGACACTTGGGACAAGCAGCGATTGAAGGCGAGCGGTGCGGTACGAAATTCGCACCAAAATCAGTTTGACACCAGTTTCTACAGATGTAGCATTTAATTTGCACTGCCTTTTCCTGTACCCCGATGGCAGCTCGTTCGGTCGGGCCGCAGATCTCCAGAAGGTCCATTCGATGGCAACGCGGTACTACAAACGTTATCGCATGGATTTCGATCTGAAGAAAACGGATATTCCGTCAACGGAATTGCCGGACGGCTTTGAATGGGTCTCCTGGCATCCCCGGCTGATCGAAGCCCACGCCCGCATCAAAGCTGAGTGCTTTGAGGGCGAAATCGACTCAGTCCTCTTCCCGTGCCTCAGCCATCTGGCCGGCTGTCGGAAACTGATGAGCGATATCGCCTCCCGCAGCAATTTCGTCCCGGCTGCAACGTGGCTGATCCGTCACGCCAACCGGCTGACCAGCCCGGCGTATTGCGGCACCATACAAGGGATGTCGCGAGCCACGCGGCTTGGCGCCATCCAGAACGTTGGGATCACGCCCGACTGTCGCGGCCTGGGGCTGGGGAAATCGCTGGTCTCAAAATGTCTGGAAGGCTTCGCCCAGGCTGGCATGCATCGGGTCTATCTTGATGTGACGGCTGCCAACTGCAACGCGGTCGGACTGTATGAGAAAATCGGTTTCCGCATCCGTGAGGTCTCGTTCCTGACCTTGAACGTCCCGGAGTCCGAAAGCACGACTTCCCTGGCCTGACCTGTGCAGATTTGCTCCCCTTCGCGTGTAAATCCTGCAAACTCATGCGTCGATTGGCTCGCCTGACCCCGAAAACC
The sequence above is drawn from the Rubinisphaera margarita genome and encodes:
- a CDS encoding GNAT family N-acetyltransferase, whose protein sequence is MATRYYKRYRMDFDLKKTDIPSTELPDGFEWVSWHPRLIEAHARIKAECFEGEIDSVLFPCLSHLAGCRKLMSDIASRSNFVPAATWLIRHANRLTSPAYCGTIQGMSRATRLGAIQNVGITPDCRGLGLGKSLVSKCLEGFAQAGMHRVYLDVTAANCNAVGLYEKIGFRIREVSFLTLNVPESESTTSLA
- a CDS encoding cation:proton antiporter — translated: MDIWILLSDIVLLLAACLVFGGVFSRLGQSPLVGYLLAGMVLGGPGSLHLVQAEHEIENIAELGVSLLLFSLGLEFSVSRLRSLGPVPLVGGGLQVVLSLIASAGAAVAFGSEGREAVAIGAMVALSSTAVVLRTLMDRQELETPYGSNSLAVLLVQDIAVVPLAILITLLAGGDDPAQMVTNVGRIVGVATALILGLYLLLNFVAYYALGTLELARNRELTILLSVVTGLGSAWAAHKAGISPALGAFVAGMFLGSSPFATQVRADVSPLRVVLLTLFFGSAGMVADPLWIANNFLLLVLTITVYLLLKFVVITAIFVVLGTLVETALTTALCLAQIGEFAFVLGRVAHESAVLSDQTYNLFVSATIVSLFLSPYLVSHARTISRFLVTLLPKRFHSVPEQGGGHAVYPDVVIVGFGPTGQIAGSLAHERGLVTTVIDINRSNITKAIELGMIGHVGDAGTVEVLEHSHASHARAVIVTLPSKRASITVADLIREIAPQAHIIVRSRHQRDCQEILASGADVVFDDEQEVGQQIGNHLCGWIDTLREQQNATILFDLDEDATEAGPDDRHHS